From Echinicola soli, a single genomic window includes:
- the rfbB gene encoding dTDP-glucose 4,6-dehydratase codes for MQKSILITGGAGFIGSHVVKLFATKYPDYTIVNLDSLTYAGNLENLKEVEGKDNYHFEKVDLLDEKGLEEVFGKYQITDVIHLAAESHVDRSISDPLAFVKTNVIGTVNLLNAAKSAWEELDGHLFYHVSTDEVYGSLDDGGFFLETTPYDPQSPYSASKASSDHFVRAYTNTYGMKTVISNCSNNYGPNQFPEKLIPLCINNIKNKKSLPVYGKGENVRDWLYVEDHAAAIDIIFHQGRSGETYNIGGWNEWKNIDIVTLLCEIMDRKLGNEKGTSAQLISFVKDRAGHDLRYAIDASKLEKELGWKPSLQFEEGIEKTVDWYLSNETWLKSVTSGDYQNYYDKHYE; via the coding sequence ATGCAGAAATCAATTTTAATTACCGGTGGAGCTGGCTTTATTGGAAGTCATGTCGTTAAACTATTTGCCACTAAATATCCCGATTATACTATCGTAAATCTAGATAGCCTGACGTATGCAGGAAATCTGGAAAACCTAAAAGAAGTAGAAGGAAAGGACAATTATCACTTTGAGAAGGTTGATTTACTGGATGAAAAAGGGCTGGAAGAGGTATTTGGAAAATACCAAATTACCGATGTGATCCATTTGGCTGCAGAATCACATGTGGACAGGTCTATCTCAGATCCATTGGCATTTGTAAAGACCAATGTCATTGGTACGGTGAACTTGCTGAATGCCGCCAAGTCTGCCTGGGAGGAATTGGACGGACATTTGTTTTACCATGTGTCCACTGACGAAGTTTATGGATCACTGGATGATGGGGGATTTTTCTTGGAAACCACTCCTTATGATCCCCAATCACCTTATTCTGCTTCTAAGGCATCTTCTGATCATTTTGTCAGGGCGTATACCAATACCTACGGCATGAAGACTGTCATCAGTAATTGTTCTAACAATTACGGTCCCAACCAGTTTCCGGAAAAATTGATCCCACTTTGCATCAACAATATCAAGAACAAAAAATCCCTGCCTGTATATGGGAAAGGTGAAAATGTAAGAGACTGGCTCTATGTGGAAGATCACGCGGCAGCTATTGATATTATCTTTCATCAGGGAAGATCAGGCGAAACCTACAATATAGGTGGATGGAATGAATGGAAAAACATTGATATCGTAACACTCCTTTGTGAGATAATGGATAGAAAACTTGGTAATGAAAAAGGAACATCTGCTCAGCTGATCTCTTTTGTGAAAGACCGGGCAGGCCATGATTTGAGGTATGCTATAGATGCCAGTAAACTGGAAAAGGAATTGGGATGGAAGCCTTCTCTGCAATTTGAAGAGGGAATAGAAAAAACGGTGGATTGGTACCTGTCCAATGAAACGTGGCTGAAAAGTGTAACCTCTGGAGATTATCAGAATTACTATGATAAGCATTATGAATAA
- a CDS encoding polysaccharide biosynthesis/export family protein, which translates to MNKLLFAIPIALLMISCVSNKRLNYLQNLPENEPIDLDEFIPYAAVDYEYILQPFDIVDIDFASSDEELTKVFEYQGARNTRGSGGGNNGGDPYYFTGYSIDKDGAVRIPKLGRITIAGLSEEEARAKIETEINQYFKEEVYVRLRIGGIRFTTIGEFNSSGTKVIYKNRATIFDAIALAGESDILAKKNELFLIRQYDGGTKIHQINLNDRALLASPYYFIQPNDILYLQPMSIRQVGDANNLATTLQLAIGLVTAVLFFVALTKN; encoded by the coding sequence ATGAATAAATTGCTATTTGCTATACCTATAGCACTGTTAATGATTTCGTGCGTAAGTAATAAACGTCTTAATTATTTACAGAATTTACCTGAGAACGAACCAATTGATCTGGATGAATTTATTCCATACGCAGCGGTGGATTATGAGTATATTCTTCAGCCTTTTGATATTGTGGATATTGATTTTGCTTCTTCCGATGAAGAGCTGACCAAGGTGTTTGAATATCAAGGGGCACGGAATACCCGCGGATCTGGTGGTGGAAATAACGGTGGAGACCCTTATTATTTTACAGGATATTCCATTGACAAGGACGGAGCGGTGAGGATTCCGAAACTTGGTAGGATCACGATTGCAGGACTTTCGGAGGAAGAGGCACGTGCAAAAATCGAAACGGAAATCAATCAGTATTTTAAGGAAGAGGTTTATGTGAGGTTGAGAATTGGGGGGATAAGGTTTACCACCATCGGAGAATTCAATAGTTCGGGTACCAAGGTAATCTATAAAAATAGGGCCACTATATTCGATGCCATCGCTTTGGCTGGCGAAAGTGATATCCTTGCCAAGAAAAATGAACTGTTTCTAATCAGGCAATACGATGGAGGAACCAAAATCCACCAGATCAACCTTAACGATCGGGCATTATTAGCCTCGCCGTATTATTTTATCCAGCCCAATGATATTCTCTATCTACAGCCGATGTCCATTAGGCAGGTAGGTGATGCCAATAACCTTGCCACCACCTTACAGCTCGCTATTGGTCTAGTGACGGCAGTGTTATTCTTTGTTGCCTTAACGAAAAACTAG